One stretch of Armigeres subalbatus isolate Guangzhou_Male chromosome 2, GZ_Asu_2, whole genome shotgun sequence DNA includes these proteins:
- the LOC134215356 gene encoding chymotrypsin-1-like has product MIVQLLSIILLAQGLVAAPTERIINGTDTTIEQNPFMFSLRSAAGSHSCGGSILSNYWLLCAAHCVNEYTSPMLQTIQVGRTEITKPADESVFQIDQVKIHPNYNPSDSYVNDIAVIKLKNPLVFSNAIQPVQLPAPFFEVPESNPEVTLLGWGVTDDGAVASILQKVDYYVVPNDECNQIHTYTIHPGHICAAYPGGGKGQCSGDSGGPLMHNGVQVGIVSWSIKPCTIAPYPGVLTKVSHYIDFIQENTDLDLTVNEI; this is encoded by the exons ATGATTGTTCAACTACTAAGTATTATCCTGCTAGCGCAAGGACTGGTAGCCGCCCCGACCGAGAGAATCATCAATGGAACAGACACCACGATAGAGCAGAACCCGTTCATGTTCTCGCTGCGCTCAGCAGCCGGTAGCCACTCCTGCGGTGGAAGTATCCTATCGAATTACTGGCTGCTCTGTGCAGCACATTGTGTCAACGAGTACACTAGCCCGATGCTCCAAACAATTCAAGTTGGTCGAACCGAAATAACCAAACCGGCCGATGAATCTGTGTTCCAAATCGATCAGGTTAAAATCCATCCCAATTACAATCCATCCGACAGCTACGTGAACGACATCGCTGTGATCAAGCTGAAGAATCCGTTGGTGTTTAGCAACGCTATCCAACCGGTTCAGCTGCCAGCACCGTTTTTCGAAGTACCAGAATCGAACCCGGAAGTCACGCTGTTGGGTTGGGGCGTAACCGACGACGGAGCTGTCGCTTCGATTTTGCAGAAAGTTGATTACTACGTGGTACCGAACGATGAATGCAATCAAATTCACACCTACACGATCCATCCTGGCCACATTTGTGCGGCGTATCCTGGCGGCGGCAAGGGGCAGTGCAGT GGTGACTCTGGCGGCCCCTTGATGCACAATGGAGTACAAGTGGGAATCGTGTCGTGGAGTATCAAACCTTGTACTATTGCTCCTTATCCTGGGGTGTTGACCAAAGTTTCCCATTACATTGACTTCATTCAGGAGAACACTGATTTGGATTTAACTGTAAATGAAATTTGA
- the LOC134209325 gene encoding chymotrypsin-2-like: MLSHIIALVVSLISVSAAPSNQRIVNGTDASIEDYPFMISLRSSSGGHSCGGTILSQLWILTAAHCVHETMTPASASIQVGRTEISRPVDESVYEIELVIIHPEYNTSYSFVNDIAVFKLKRPLEFDETVQPVRLPSSCFEVPHMNPEVTLIGWGLNEDAISQTILQQVDYYVVPNEACDAIHFNQIFPQQICAAYPGGGKGQCNGDSGGPLLHNGIQVGIVSWSIKPCTIAPYPGVLTKVSHFIEFIYQHTDLEPTLSSFTECSQSPLQIN; encoded by the exons ATGCTTTCTCATATTATTGCACTTGTTGTGTCTTTGATATCAGTATCAG CCGCCCCATCTAATCAGAGGATCGTAAACGGTACGGATGCTTCGATCGAAGATTATCCATTTATGATTTCGCTTAGATCTTCTTCCGGGGGCCACTCATGCGGAGGAACCATCCTATCGCAGCTTTGGATATTGACGGCGGCTCATTGCGTGCACGAAACGATGACTCCGGCCAGCGCATCGATCCAAGTCGGTCGAACGGAGATATCCAGACCGGTGGACGAATCAGTCTACGAGATAGAGTTGGTGATCATTCACCCGGAGTACAATACGTCCTACAGCTTCGTGAACGACATTGCCGTGTTCAAGCTGAAGCGTCCGCTAGAGTTTGACGAAACTGTGCAACCGGTGCGACTTCCATCGTCTTGTTTTGAAGTGCCTCACATGAATCCGGAAGTGACGCTAATTGGATGGGGTTTGAATGAGGACGCGATTTCGCAGACCATTTTGCAGCAGGTGGATTATTATGTCGTGCCAAACGAGGCGTGTGATGCAAtacatttcaatcaaattttcccTCAGCAGATCTGTGCCGCATATCCGGGCGGTGGTAAAGGGCAGTGTAAC ggTGATTCTGGTGGACCATTACTGCACAACGGAATACAAGTTGGAATCGTGTCTTGGAGTATCAAACCGTGCACGATAGCACCTTATCCTGGAGTCCTTACGAAAGTATCTCACTTTATCGAATTCATTTATCAGCATACTGATTTAGAGCCGACCCTTTCGAGTTTCACAGAATGTTCACAGAGTCCATtgcaaataaattaa